In Papaver somniferum cultivar HN1 chromosome 1, ASM357369v1, whole genome shotgun sequence, a genomic segment contains:
- the LOC113295350 gene encoding probable polyamine oxidase 2 yields the protein MESREQSNRSNPRLISESLTRPSAIVIGGGFAGIAAARALHDASFQVVLLESRDRIGGRVCTNYSFGFPVDMGASWLHGVCEENPLAPLIGRLGLPLYRTSGDNSVLYDHDLESYALFDADGNQVPQELVTEVGKIFGTILKETEKVREENSEDMSILKAFSIVLERRPDLRQQGTAHNVLQWYLGRMEGWFAADADSISLKYWDEVKLLSGGHGLMVRGYHPVINTLAKGLDIRLNRSLRVTSISRRRSGVKVSVEDGSTFTADASIVAVPLGVLKSKKISFEPKLPQWKEKAISELGIGTENKIALHFAKVFWPNVEFLGVVASSSYGCSYFLNLHKSTSYPVLVYMPAGRLAQDIEKMSDKDAANFAYMQLKKILPGASEPINYLVSHWGTDINSLGSYSYHTVGKSNDLYERLRIPVDNIFFAGEATSMRVLERYGELDLHNLAMDEEMSTSLAVPLPISRM from the exons ATGGAGTCAAGAGAACAAAGTAATCGTAGTAATCCTCGATTGATCTCAGAATCCTTGACGCGGCCTTCAGCTATCGTCATCGGTGGTGGATTTGCAGGTATTGCGGCTGCTCGAGCACTTCATGATGCCTCGTTTCAG GTTGTTCTGTTGGAATCGCGAGATAGAATTGGTGGTCGAGTCTGCACCAACTACTCATTTGGTTTTCCAGTTGACATGGGTGCATCCTG GTTGCATGGTGTATGCGAAGAAAACCCTTTAGCCCCATTAATCGGAAGACTAGGACTTCCATTGTACCGAACGAGTGGAGACAACTCTGTCTTATATGATCACGATTTAGAAAG TTATGCACTCTTCGATGCCGATGGAAATCAAGTTCCTCAAGAACTAGTAACAGAGGTTGGCAAGATATTTGGGACCATTTTAAAAGAG ACAGAAAAAGTAAgggaagaaaacagtgaagacatGTCGATACTTAAAGCGTTCTCCATTGTTTTAGAAAGGCGACCTGATTTAAG GCAACAAGGGACTGCTCACAATGTGCTGCAGTGGTACTTGGGCAGAATGGAAGGTTGGTTTGCTGCAGACGCAGATTCCATTTCGCTTAAATATTGGGATGAGGTAA AGCTTCTGTCAGGTGGTCATGGACTGATGGTTCGAGGTTATCATCCAGTTATCAATACTCTTGCCAAGGGTCTTGATATTCGCCTAAACAGGAGCCTCAG AGTCACGAGTATTTCACGGCGTCGTAGTGGAGTCAAAGTTAGTGTTGAAGATGGGTCGACGTTCACAGCTGATGCATCAATTGTGGCTGTTCCTCTTGGCGTTTTGAAGTCCAAGAAAATATCTTTCGAGCCCAAATTACCACAGTGGAAAGAAAAAGCTATTTCTGAACTAGGAATTGGAACGGAGAATAAGATAGCTTTGCATTTTGCAAAGGTTTTCTGGCCTAACGTAGAGTTCTTGGGAGTGGTTGCTTCATCTTCTTATGGATGCAGCTACTTCCTCAATCTTCACAAATCTACATCCTACCCTGTCTTGGTTTACATGCCAGCAGGGAGATTGGCACAAGATATTGAAAAAATGTCCGACAAAGATGCCGCAAATTTTGCCTATATGCAACTAAAGAAAATCCTTCCCGGTGCATCTGAGCCG ATCAATTACCTTGTTTCCCACTGGGGAACTGATATAAATTCACTTGGTTCCTATAGCTACCATACAGTTGGAAAATCCAATGATCTGTATGAGAGATTAAGGATCCCCGTTGATAATATCTTCTTTGCTGGGGAAGCTACAAGCATGAGAGTCTTAGAACGGTACGGGGAGCTGGATTTGCACAATTTAGCCATGGACGAGGAAATGTCTACTTCTCTAGCTGTACCGCTCCCCATTTCTCGTATGTGA
- the LOC113295357 gene encoding putative ALA-interacting subunit 2, translating to MDFDGGGSTSGVDTAGVVAQSVPVLSRRQKALYQFTQQNLPACKPILTPAWVITTFMLLGVIFIPLGLIALRASQSVVEIVDRYDTECVPETHKHNKVSYIQDDSIVKNCTRILKVRKDMKAPIYIYYQLDNYYQNHRRYVKSRSDRQLLDGLNYKDTSSCKPEENSNGQPIVPCGLVAWSLFNDTYTFYHQSKELEINRKNIAWKSDREHKFGKDVYPFNFQNGTLIGGGTLNPTVPLSDQEDLIVWMRTAALPSFRKLYGRIEQDLDADDLIIVRLVNNYNTYSFGGKKKLVLSTSSWLGGKNDFLGFAYIAVGSCCIFICIVFLLLHVKTPRPYGDTTYLSWNRKSNAS from the exons ATGGATTTTGACGGAGGAGGGAGCACATCAGGAGTAGACACTGCTGGTGTAGTAGCTCAATCTGTTCCTGTTCTCTCTAGGCGACAAAAAG CTCTATATCAGTTCACTCAACAGAACCTCCCAGCCTGTAAACCCATCCTCACACCAGCATGG GTGATTACTACATTTATGTTGTTGGGTGTAATTTTTATTCCACTTGGACTTATAGCTCTCCGTGCTTCACAGAGT GTAGTAGAAATTGTGGATCGCTATGACACTGAGTGTGTACCTGAGACACATAAACATAATAAGGTGTCATACATTCAAGATGACTCCATTGTTAAAAACTGCACACGGATATTAAAG GTGCGTAAGGATATGAAAgctcctatatatatatactatcagTTAGACAACTACTACCAGAACCATAGGCG GTACGTCAAAAGTAGAAGTGACCGCCAGTTGTTAGATGGTTTGAACTACAAAGATACAAGTTCATGCAAGCCAGAAGAGAATAGCAACGGTCAACCAATTGTCCCTTGTGGATTAGTTGCATGGAGTTTGTTTAATGATACATATACTTTTTATCATCAGTCGAAGGAATTGGAAATCAACCGGAAGAATATTGCTTGGAAGAGTGATAGGGAGCATAAGTTTGGAAAAGATGTTTATCCTTTCAATTTCCAGAATGGGACCTTGATTGGTGGTGGGACGCTAAATCCTACTGTTCCT CTAAGCGATCAGGAGGATCTCATCGTATGGATGCGTACTGCTGCTCTCCCTAGCTTCAGAAAGTTGTATGGGAGAATCGAACAGGATCTAGATGCAGATGATTTGATCATAGTACGCCTTGTTAACAATTACAACACTTACAGTTTTGGAGGGAAGAAAAAGCTTGTACTCTCAACATCAAGCTGGTTGGGGGGGAAGAATGACTTCCTCGGGTTTGCCTATATTGCTGTCGGATCATGCTGCATCTTCATCTGCATTGTTTTTTTGCTGCTTCATGTGAAGACTCCAAG GCCTTATGGGGACACAACCTACTTATCTTGGAACAGGAAGAGCAATGCTAGCTAA